CCTGTGTTTGTACATTTTTGTGCTTCAAAAAATAATACCCAAACACATATCATTCCCCAAAAACATGTATGCAGTGCAGAAAAAAGAAATGAAAGCAAATCCTGCTGTGAAAAGAAGCCTAAAGCAGGTAAAAATACTCACTCTATTCCGAATTCTAAGAGCGAAAACAACTGTTACGGGGAATATTTTGCTCCTAGTGATTGCTGCAAACTTACCTATCAAATTAAGCAAAATCATCAACAATATTTATCCGAGTCTTCTAAAAAAATTGTAAAAAAAGCACCTGCTTTTGTTCCATATTCTAAAAGGTATATTGCAGGTATTCCTGTACCTATCTGTAAGCATCGCAAAAAGCACTGCGAACCTTCCAGCATAGACATCTCCCCAATAGAATACTTTCCATTAAGACTATGAGCCTTTTTGGTGTTTGTGCTTGCTCTTGTTATCTGATTTATCTTTTCCTTTCTATTCTTATTTAACAAATGCTCATAGTCTATGAAAAAAATTCTGCTAAGTGCTGCTTTGTTATGCGTTTTATATGTATACGGGCAGCAAAATATCTTCGGGCTTGTTATGGATACAGCCCAACAACCTGTGCAATATGCAGTAGTGCAACTTGTTAACTATGCCAATATTCATACTCAGACAGATAGTGTAGGACGCTTTTATTTGTCTATTCCTGATAGTATCAAAATACCTTTTCAGGTTGTAGTTAGTCGATTGGGCTACATTAGTGATACTATCTCTGTTTACCATCTAAACAAGCTAAACATTACTCTCACCCTTAAACAAAATCAGGAGGTTATTATAACAGAAAAGCAAAGTAGCACAATAATCAATACATTACCGATTCGTGAAGAAATCATTACTCAAAATGAATTTCGGCGGGCGGCTTGCTGCAGTGTTTCTGAAAGCTTTGAAACCAATCCTTCCGTAGATGTTTCTTTTTCTGATGCAGCTTCTGGTATTCGGCAAATTAGTTTGCTAGGACTTTCCGGTAAATATACTCTCTCTACTGTTGAAAATTTACCTCTTATCCGCGGGCTGAATATTTTTTCAGGTTTTATGGACATTCCTGCATCTTGGGTTGAAGCAATTCATGTAAGCAAAGGAGTAGGCTCAGTTTTACAGGGATATGAAGGTCTGACAGGACAAATACAAGTCGATTTTTATTGCCCAGAATCTGTGGAGGATAAAGTATTCCTAAGGGGCTATATCAATCACTTATTGCGTAGTGAATTTAATGCTAATATCAGCCATTCATTAAATACAAAATTAAAAGGGCTAAGCTTTTTACACGCAGGTACAATGCCTAAATCTATAGACCAGAACCAAGATGGATTTATGGATATGAGTATGCACAATATAATCAACGCTTTACAAAAATGGTTTTACGAACCTAACCAAAAATGGCAAGTGAAAACGGGGCTACATGCTTTGTACGAAACTCGTAACAGTGGACAAATCCACAATAAAAATTTTCACCATATTGCTAATACATATCATATTCATGTCCGAAATCAACGATTAGACTATTACATTAAGGTAGCGCGTTTGTTTGAAAAAAAAGGGCGTTCATTAGCTATAACTTATTCGGGTATTCACCATGGGCAAGTAGCGGAATTTGGCGTTCAACCCTATTCAGGCATTCAACATTTTGCTAACCTTCAAAGTATTTACGAAGAACCTATACATTCCAATCACTCTCTTAAGTTTTCTGCACAATATCGATAT
The genomic region above belongs to Bacteroidia bacterium and contains:
- a CDS encoding TonB-dependent receptor, with protein sequence MKKILLSAALLCVLYVYGQQNIFGLVMDTAQQPVQYAVVQLVNYANIHTQTDSVGRFYLSIPDSIKIPFQVVVSRLGYISDTISVYHLNKLNITLTLKQNQEVIITEKQSSTIINTLPIREEIITQNEFRRAACCSVSESFETNPSVDVSFSDAASGIRQISLLGLSGKYTLSTVENLPLIRGLNIFSGFMDIPASWVEAIHVSKGVGSVLQGYEGLTGQIQVDFYCPESVEDKVFLRGYINHLLRSEFNANISHSLNTKLKGLSFLHAGTMPKSIDQNQDGFMDMSMHNIINALQKWFYEPNQKWQVKTGLHALYETRNSGQIHNKNFHHIANTYHIHVRNQRLDYYIKVARLFEKKGRSLAITYSGIHHGQVAEFGVQPYSGIQHFANLQSIYEEPIHSNHSLKFSAQYRYESIFEKNAYLYYQRIEHTFSTITEHTWKWQKKYILLTGLRADYHTLLGWFFTPRIHTKWNLSPQTTLRTVLGKATRIANIISENFNSLASSRVWIVQENLKPEVGWNVGLSFDQKFSLKNKDGRWAIESFYTFFKQQVIEDYDSTPQAIFFYNLRGRSYSFYVQTELEYEPLKNLTLKAAYKYYDVKITLQDKLMDRPFISKHRGLFTLSYLSSNEKWQFDATTQYHGRQRLPTTHNNPIQYQRPNYAPSYWLVLAQIQFISQKGLEIYAGGENLLNVRQPSPIISAENPYSIYFDTTLTYAPIVGRIIYLGLRWKW